In one window of Gemmatimonadetes bacterium SCN 70-22 DNA:
- a CDS encoding glutamine-hydrolyzing GMP synthase — MGSRILILDCGSQFTQLIARRVREARVYSEIHPPTRDLAWIRAWNPTGIILSGGPSSVTDAGAPTFDPGILDVAPVLGVCYGMQWIALASGGRIAGGGRREYGRAEITVRENAALFAGFEPGERSQVWMSHGDHVEEVPPGFVLTASSADNPVVAMRHESRPIHAIQFHAEVHHTVRGADIIANFLFEVCRCEPGWTPGHFIDDEVAKIRALVGDKHVICGLSGGVDSSVAAALVHKAIGDQLTCIFVDTGLLRLHEREQVERTFKAHLGITLVTVRAEDRFLSALAGEAEPEKKRKIIGHTFIDVFEDAAAEAGKDAEFLVQGTLYPDVIESVSATGGPSATIKTHHNVGGLKPEMKFKLIEPLRELFKDEVRNVGRELGLPEEMVGRHPFPGPGLAIRVLGDVSADKVAVLQKADAIYLEEIRAAGLYNDIWQAFAVLLPVRSVGVMGDYRTYENVVALRAVTSTDGMTADWYPFPYDVLSRVSSRIINEVKGVNRVVYDVSSKPPATIEWE; from the coding sequence ATGGGGAGCCGCATCCTCATCCTCGATTGCGGATCGCAGTTCACGCAGCTCATCGCGCGGCGGGTGCGCGAGGCGCGCGTCTACTCGGAGATCCACCCGCCCACCCGCGACCTCGCCTGGATCAGGGCGTGGAACCCGACCGGGATCATCCTGTCCGGGGGGCCGTCGTCGGTGACCGACGCCGGGGCTCCCACCTTCGACCCCGGCATCCTCGACGTCGCGCCGGTCCTCGGTGTCTGCTACGGGATGCAGTGGATCGCCCTTGCATCTGGCGGCCGTATCGCCGGGGGGGGGAGGCGTGAGTACGGGCGCGCCGAGATCACGGTGCGCGAGAACGCCGCCCTCTTTGCGGGATTCGAGCCGGGGGAGCGATCGCAGGTCTGGATGAGCCACGGCGACCACGTCGAGGAGGTGCCGCCGGGCTTCGTCCTCACGGCGTCCAGCGCCGACAACCCGGTCGTGGCCATGCGCCACGAGTCCCGGCCGATCCACGCGATCCAGTTCCACGCCGAGGTGCACCACACGGTGCGCGGCGCGGACATCATCGCGAACTTCCTCTTCGAGGTGTGCCGCTGCGAGCCGGGGTGGACGCCGGGGCACTTCATCGACGACGAGGTCGCGAAGATCCGCGCCCTCGTGGGCGACAAGCACGTCATCTGCGGGCTCTCGGGGGGGGTGGATTCGTCGGTGGCCGCCGCGCTCGTGCACAAGGCCATCGGCGACCAGCTCACCTGCATCTTCGTGGACACGGGGCTCCTGCGGCTCCACGAGCGTGAACAGGTGGAGCGCACCTTCAAGGCGCACCTCGGCATCACGCTGGTCACGGTACGGGCCGAGGACCGCTTCCTCTCGGCGCTCGCCGGCGAGGCAGAGCCCGAGAAGAAGCGGAAGATCATCGGTCACACGTTCATCGACGTCTTCGAGGACGCCGCCGCCGAGGCGGGGAAGGACGCCGAGTTCCTGGTGCAGGGGACGCTCTACCCCGACGTGATCGAGAGCGTCAGCGCCACCGGGGGGCCCAGTGCCACGATCAAGACGCACCACAACGTGGGCGGGCTGAAGCCCGAGATGAAGTTCAAGCTGATCGAGCCGTTGCGCGAGCTGTTCAAGGACGAGGTGCGCAACGTGGGGCGCGAGCTGGGGCTCCCCGAGGAGATGGTGGGGCGACACCCCTTCCCGGGGCCGGGGCTGGCCATTCGCGTGCTGGGCGACGTGAGCGCGGACAAGGTCGCCGTGCTGCAGAAGGCCGACGCCATCTACCTCGAGGAGATTCGCGCCGCGGGGCTGTACAACGACATCTGGCAGGCCTTCGCCGTCCTGCTTCCGGTGCGGTCGGTCGGCGTGATGGGCGACTATCGCACCTACGAGAACGTCGTCGCCCTCCGCGCCGTGACGAGCACCGACGGGATGACGGCCGACTGGTATCCCTTCCCGTACGATGTCCTCTCCCGCGTCTCTTCGCGCATCATCAATGAGGTGAAGGGGGTGAACCGCGTCGTATACGACGTGAGCTCGAAGCCCCCGGCGACGATCGAGTGGGAGTAG